The following DNA comes from Cryobacterium psychrophilum.
GCATGTCGAGTCCGGCATCCGCTACGAGCAGCACGGCGTCCAGGATTTCCTGGATTCCGGTCTTGTTCTTAGCCGAAACGTCGACGAACATGACGTCTCCACCGTATTCTTCGGCCACGAGACCGAACTCGGTGAGCTGCTGGCGAACCTTCTGCGGGTTGGCGCCAGGCTTGTCAACCTTGTTGACTGCAACCACGATCGGCACGTCAGCGGCCTGTGCGTGGTTGAGTGCCTCAATGGTCTGCGGCATGATGCCGTCGTCGGCGGCGACCACGAGGATCGCGATGTCCGTCACCTGCGCACCACGAGCACGCATGGCGGTGAACGCCTCGTGGCCCGGTGTGTCAATGAAGGTGATGGCGCGGTCGATGCCCTCGTGCTCGCTGACGACCTGGTACGCACCGATGTGCTGCGTGATGCCTCCGGCCTCACCGGCGGCAACCTTGGCGTTACGGATCGCGTCGAGCAGTGCGGTCTTACCGTGGTCGACGTGGCCCATGACCGTGACGACGGGAGGACGAATCTGGAGCTGTTCGTCGGTTTCTTCTTCGAGTTCCTGGTCGATGTCGATGTCGAAGGCCAGCAGAAGCTCGCGATCCTCATCGTCAGGCGAGACCATCTGGATCTTGTAACCGAGCTCGCTGCCGAGCACGTCGAAGGTGGCCTCGTCGAGGGACTCCGTTGCCGTTGCCATCTCACCGAGGTGGAACAGCACGGTAACGAGGTTTCCGGGGCTCGCGTCAATCTTGTCGGCGAAGTCCGTGATCGAGGCACCGCGACGCAGGCGAACAACGGTTCCACCGTCGCCACGGGGTACGCTCACGCCACCCAGCGACGGGGCTTCGCGCAGTTCGAATTCTGCTCTCTTCGTGCGCTTGGACTTGCGTGCCTTGTTCTTGCCGCCACCACGACCGAATGCACCAGCGGTTCCACCGCCGGGGCCGCGACCGCGACCAGCGCCGCCGCCTGCGGGCCGGGGCGGGCCAAAGCCGGGCGCGCCGGCCGGTGCTCCACCAGGACGCGCGGGGCGTGCGCCACCGGCGCCGCCGGGTGCTCCGCCGGGACGCTGGAATGCGCCGGGGCGCTGACCAAAGCCGGTCGGGCGAGCGGCCTGACCGGGTCCGCCGGGGCGAGGAGCCCCCGGGCGAGGCTGCGCGGGGCGGGGGATGTTGCTCGGGCTGGGCGCCGCGGGACGCTGACCCATGCCCTGCGCGCTTGCGAACGGGTTATTACCCGGACGCGGCGGCTGGGCGGGGCGCTGGCCCATGCCCTGGTTACTGGCGAAGGGGTTGTTTCCCGGACGTGCTGCTCCGGGGCGAGGCATCCCCGGCTTGACCGGAGTGGCCGAGCCACCCTTGGTTTTTGCGGCGGGGGTCTCTGTACTCGGCGTCGCCTCTGGTTCGGCGGCAGCTGCCTTGTCTGCTGCCGCTGCCTTTTCGGCGGCCGCGGCCTTCTCCGCGGCCTGCGCCTGGCGTTCGGCAACCGTGAGCGGTGCGACGGGAACCGGCGCGGCCTCAGTTGCTTCGGCCGGCTCTGCCACGACGGCGGCAGGCTGAGGTGCGGGCGCTCCAGGGGTGGGACGCGCTCCGGGCTTGACGCCCGGCTTCATTGCGCCGGGCTTGACCACTCCAGGCTTGACGCCTGTGCTCGGCCGCGGGCCGGGTGCAGGCGCCTTTGTGGTGGCGGCCGTGGCCGTACCCGTCGGTGCGTCCGAGGCGGGAGCTGCCGGGTTGGCAGCCTTGGCGCTCGCGCTCTCAGCTTCCAGGGCGGCACGAAGCCGTCTGGCCACCGGGGGCTCAACGCTACTGGACGGTCCCTTGACGAACTCGCCCATTTCTTTCAATTTTGCAAGGGCAACCTTGCTGTCGACTCCGAGCTCGCTAGCGATCTCGTGTACGCGTGGTTTTGCAGCCACAATTCTCCTGTTCCGGGCCTGCACCCGGAAAGGGGCAGACCGTTAGTAACGGACGGGTCTCATTTCGAGCCGCTCATTAGTTATCCATAAGCCAAGTCAGCCTGTTCTCTAGTTGTTTCGCGTCCAGCGAACTGGTCACGCGAAGGGCACGCACGAAAGCGCGTCGCCTCTGTGCGTCTTGGAAGCACGAGACGGTCGGATGCAACCACGCGCCCCTGCCGGGGAGAGTAGCGGTTTCATCCACCACGATCTCTGGCCCACGGGCGACGATCCTCATGAGTGAAGAACGTTCGGCGCGCGAACGGCATCCAATGCACGTTCTAACGGAGTCCATCGTACCCCCTATTCGGCATCCTCCAGAATGCTGTCCGGCTGAATGTCGATTTTGGCACCCGTCAGCTTGGCCGCGAGGCGCGCATTCTGGCCCTCTTTGCCAATCGCGAGAGAGAGCTGATAGTCGGGAACCAATGCTCGAACGGCCTTGATCGACTCATCAATCACGTAGGCGCTCGTCACCTTGGCGGGCGACAGTGCACTGGCGACAAAGGTGGCCAGGTCGGGCGAAAAGTCGACGACATCGATCTTTTCGTTGTTGAGCTCGTTCGTGACGGCGCGTACGCGCTGGCCGAGTTCACCGATGCAGGCACCCTTGGCGTTCACGCCCGCTTCGGTCGCCCGAACGGCGATCTTGGTGCGGTGTCCGGCTTCACGCGCAAGGGAGACGATTTCCACGACGCCGCTGGCGATTTCCGGCACCTCGAGAGCAAAAAGCTTGCGCACGAGCGAGGGGTGGGTGCGTGAAACGGTGATCTGCGGGCCCTTGAGACCACGTGCAACCGTCGTAACGAACACGCGGATGCGCGCGCCGTGCACGTAAGTCTCGCTCGGAACCTGCTCCTCGGGAGGCATGATGGCCTCGATGCTGCCCAGGTCAATGTGAATCATGCGCGGGTTGGGACCCTGCTGGATGATCCCGGCGACAATGTCACCTTCGCGGCCCTTGAACTCGCCGAGAACAGCGTCATCCGCGAGGTCGCGGAGACGCTGGTTGATGACCTGCTTGGCCGCGAACGCCGCGATTCGACCGAAGTCTGTCGGGTTGCTGATGGCTTCACCGATGACGTTGTCATCTTCGTCGTGCTCTGGAACGTAGATGTCTACGTGCCCGTTCTTGCGGTCGAGTACAACGCGTACTCCCGCCTCTTCCATGGCTGCCTGCTTCGTGGGCTCATCCGGGTGGGTGTGCTTCAGATAGGCCGTCAGGATTGCCTGCTCAATAATCTGCACGAGTTCCTCGAAGGGAATCTCTTTCTCGCGCTCCAATTGCCGCAAAACACTGAGGTCGATGTCCATGGCCGGCCTCCTCTATTCAGATCTTGCCGCCGC
Coding sequences within:
- the nusA gene encoding transcription termination factor NusA, whose protein sequence is MDIDLSVLRQLEREKEIPFEELVQIIEQAILTAYLKHTHPDEPTKQAAMEEAGVRVVLDRKNGHVDIYVPEHDEDDNVIGEAISNPTDFGRIAAFAAKQVINQRLRDLADDAVLGEFKGREGDIVAGIIQQGPNPRMIHIDLGSIEAIMPPEEQVPSETYVHGARIRVFVTTVARGLKGPQITVSRTHPSLVRKLFALEVPEIASGVVEIVSLAREAGHRTKIAVRATEAGVNAKGACIGELGQRVRAVTNELNNEKIDVVDFSPDLATFVASALSPAKVTSAYVIDESIKAVRALVPDYQLSLAIGKEGQNARLAAKLTGAKIDIQPDSILEDAE
- the infB gene encoding translation initiation factor IF-2 encodes the protein MAAKPRVHEIASELGVDSKVALAKLKEMGEFVKGPSSSVEPPVARRLRAALEAESASAKAANPAAPASDAPTGTATAATTKAPAPGPRPSTGVKPGVVKPGAMKPGVKPGARPTPGAPAPQPAAVVAEPAEATEAAPVPVAPLTVAERQAQAAEKAAAAEKAAAADKAAAAEPEATPSTETPAAKTKGGSATPVKPGMPRPGAARPGNNPFASNQGMGQRPAQPPRPGNNPFASAQGMGQRPAAPSPSNIPRPAQPRPGAPRPGGPGQAARPTGFGQRPGAFQRPGGAPGGAGGARPARPGGAPAGAPGFGPPRPAGGGAGRGRGPGGGTAGAFGRGGGKNKARKSKRTKRAEFELREAPSLGGVSVPRGDGGTVVRLRRGASITDFADKIDASPGNLVTVLFHLGEMATATESLDEATFDVLGSELGYKIQMVSPDDEDRELLLAFDIDIDQELEEETDEQLQIRPPVVTVMGHVDHGKTALLDAIRNAKVAAGEAGGITQHIGAYQVVSEHEGIDRAITFIDTPGHEAFTAMRARGAQVTDIAILVVAADDGIMPQTIEALNHAQAADVPIVVAVNKVDKPGANPQKVRQQLTEFGLVAEEYGGDVMFVDVSAKNKTGIQEILDAVLLVADAGLDMRANPDKDARGVAIEAKLDKGRGAVATVLIQSGTLHIGDSIVAGTAYGRVRAMADENGNAVLAATPSRAVQVQGLSSVPRAGDTFLVIQEDRTARQIAEKREAAQRNALLAKARKRISLEDFTRALEEGKVESLNLIIKGDVSGAVEALEESLLKIEVDDSVQLRIIHRGVGAVTESDVNLATVDNAIIIGFNVRPDTKARERASREGVDVRFYSVIYSALEDIESSLKGMLKPEFEEVQSGVAEIREVFSSSKFGNVAGVIVRSGTITRNAKARVIRDGVVVGDSLGIESLRRFKDDVTEVRTDFECGIGLGKFNDIQIGDEIETIEMKEKPRV
- a CDS encoding YlxR family protein, which encodes MDSVRTCIGCRSRAERSSLMRIVARGPEIVVDETATLPGRGAWLHPTVSCFQDAQRRRAFVRALRVTSSLDAKQLENRLTWLMDN